A genomic region of Eucalyptus grandis isolate ANBG69807.140 chromosome 5, ASM1654582v1, whole genome shotgun sequence contains the following coding sequences:
- the LOC120293524 gene encoding heat stress transcription factor A-4c-like — translation MDESPSGSNSLPPFLLKTYEMVDAASTDPVVSWSQSSKSFVVWNPPEFARDLLPKYFKHNNFSSFIRQLNTYGFRKIDPERWEFANDDFVRGQPQLLKNIHRRKPVHSHSLQNLQNQGSSSPLTDAERQGLKEEVERLKGDKESLQLELQVHEEERKGFEVQMQNLKARLLKMEDRQKNMVSNLGNVLQKPGLALNMLIESEFNDKKRRLPRIGYYHDEGHGEDNHAGTPQTLTRENIDGASSLPSILDLYEQLESSLTIWEYIAHDCENFGQRNSTLDFDETTSCADSPAISCIQFNIDARPRSPTIDMNSEPTAATVFEPAVVTTSEPALTIASEPALTVASEPVSSKEQAVATAPNVPAGVNDVFWEQFLTENPGSSDVQEVQSERKDTDGRRNESKPADHSRFWWNAKTVNNLRGQLGHLTPAEST, via the exons ATGGACGAATCGCCGAGTGGCTCGAATTCTCTGCCGCCTTTCCTGTTGAAGACGTACGAGATGGTCGATGCTGCCTCCACCGACCCGGTGGTTTCGTGGAGTCAAAGCAGCAAGAGCTTTGTTGTGTGGAATCCACCAGAGTTTGCACGGGATTTGCTGCCGAAATACTTCAAGCACAACAATTTTTCCAGCTTTATTAGACAGCTAAACACATAT GGTTTTAGGAAAATTGACCCAGAACGATGGGAATTTGCGAACGACGATTTCGTAAGAGGTCAGCCGCAGCTTCTGAAGAACATCCATCGGCGGAAACCAGTCCACAGCCATTCCCTTCAGAATCTCCAAAATCAGGGAAGTTCTTCTCCTTTAACTGATGCAGAGAGACAAGGACTGAAGGAAGAGGTAGAAAGGCTTAAAGGCGACAAGGAATCTCTTCAGTTGGAGCTACAGGTGcatgaagaagagaggaaaggcTTTGAAGTGCAGATGCAGAATTTGAAGGCACGGCTTTTGAAAATGGAAGATCGACAGAAGAATATGGTGTCTAACTTGGGTAATGTTCTGCAGAAACCTGGTCTTGCCCTTAATATGTTGATTGAGTCGGAGTTTAATGATAAGAAGAGGAGATTGCCTCGAATTGGTTACTACCATGATGAGGGACATGGTGAAGACAATCATGCTGGGACTCCCCAAACTTTGACAAGAGAAAACATTGATGGAGCTTCATCCTTACCATCGATATTGGATTTATATGAACAATTGGAATCATCGCTCACAATCTGGGAATACATTGCGCATGATTGTGAAAACTTTGGTCAGCGCAACTCAACCCTAGACTTCGATGAGACTACTAGTTGTGCTGATAGCCCTGCTATATCCTGCATTCAGTTTAATATTGATGCACGGCCTAGATCACCCACAATTGACATGAATTCTGAGCCCACTGCTGCTACTGTTTTTGAGCCTGCCGTGGTTACTACTTCCGAGCCAGCTTTGACCATTGCTTCCGAGCCAGCTTTGACCGTTGCTTCTGAGCCAGTTTCCTCTAAAGAACAAGCTGTAGCCACAGCTCCTAATGTGCCAGCAGGGGTTAACGATGTCTTCTGGGAGCAATTCTTGACGGAGAATCCTGGTTCCTCCGATGTTCAGGAAGTTCAGTCAGAAAGAAAGGATACTGATGGTAGAAGGAATGAGAGCAAACCCGCTGATCACAGCAGGTTTTGGTGGAATGCAAAGACCGTAAATAACCTAAGAGGACAATTGGGGCATCTTACCCCAGCAGAAAGCACTTGA